TGTAGCTCTTAGTGCAAGCCTAGTAAGTGGTGCTTTTGCTGCAGCAAATAGCAATACAGGGTGCGGACTTGGCTCATATCTTATTGATAAACAAGGTATTTTGTGGAATCTTTTTCAAGTAACCACAAACCACACTTCTGGGACACAAACTTTTGGTATCACTTCAGGGACTTCTGGCTGTAAAAGTGGTAAGGTCGCTATGGATAGCCGCACTCAAGAATTTGTAGCTGCAAATATGGATGCTCTTTCTCAAGAAATAGCTCAAGGCAGAGGCGAACACCTTGATACGCTTGTAGAATTATTAAATGTAGCGGACAAAGATGCTTTTAAAATAGCACTCCAAGAAAACTACAACAAGCTCTACGCAAGCAAAGATGCTCAAAGTGCAGATGTGCTTGATGGAGCTGCTACTCTTTAAGATATTCCCTGCCACACTCAAAGTGTGTGGGGGATATGAATGTTATAAGGATTCATATTTTTAGGCGGCTTTTTATTCTCATCTCTTCTGTTTATGTATGCTCCATACATACACTTATAGCAGATACTCTTTCATCAACACCCATATTAGAATCTCACAATACTTCTATTGATATTCTCCTTGAAAAAGCTAAATCCCTCAACCTCGCAGATTCTAAGGAATGGAAAGACCTTTTGCATATTGATAAAAAAACAAGTGAAATCATCTCACCTTATTTTTTTCTCACTCACCTACCCTCAAAGAATCTCGCAGAAGATGAGCTTGAAGCAACTATTCGCGCATTTTATCAATCAAAAGAATCTGTGCAGATTCCACAAGAGATTTTACAAAAAGCTCAAAAGCAGATTCGTTTTTTTGCAGAAAATAACATTAAACTTCCTGTCCGCTCCATAGAACAACAAGATTATCACGCTCTGTGTCGCTTTCCTGCGCGGTTTGCTTTTTTATCAAAACATCTTACCTTTACTTCCCTCCCACAAGTGCAATGTAGCGAATTTCAAGCAATGCGTGATTATATCGCGCCTACAAAGGCAAGTATTATCTTTCCTTCAGCTCATATTAACTCCCCTGCTTCAATGTTTGGACATACATTTTTACTTTTAGATTCTACCTTTCAATCCCGACTTCTCGCTTTTGCAATAAACTATCAAGCCGATGCAGACCCAAGAGAGGAAAATGCTATCGGATTTGCGTTCAAGGGGCTTTTTGGATTGCATACCGGGAGTTATTCTATTTTGCCCTATTATGATAAAATCAAAGAATACTCCAATACAGAATCCCGCGATATGTGGGAATATGAGCTCAATCTCACTCAAGAGGAAATCACACAGCTTTATAATCATATTTGGGAACTTACTGATGCATTTAGCTGGTATTATTTTTTTCATCGTAATTGCTCTTATAATATTTTGTGGTTACTTGAAGTAGCGCGTCCAAGCCTTGCCTTGCGGCATAAATTTATCTATCAAGTCAATCCCCCTGAAACACTCTTTGCCTTACAAGAAGCCAATCTCATTACGCATATCACCTATCGTCCAAGCAAACGAGCTAAACTG
Above is a genomic segment from Helicobacter sp. MIT 21-1697 containing:
- a CDS encoding DUF3015 family protein, giving the protein MKKVFISVALSASLVSGAFAAANSNTGCGLGSYLIDKQGILWNLFQVTTNHTSGTQTFGITSGTSGCKSGKVAMDSRTQEFVAANMDALSQEIAQGRGEHLDTLVELLNVADKDAFKIALQENYNKLYASKDAQSADVLDGAATL
- a CDS encoding DUF4105 domain-containing protein, which encodes MNVIRIHIFRRLFILISSVYVCSIHTLIADTLSSTPILESHNTSIDILLEKAKSLNLADSKEWKDLLHIDKKTSEIISPYFFLTHLPSKNLAEDELEATIRAFYQSKESVQIPQEILQKAQKQIRFFAENNIKLPVRSIEQQDYHALCRFPARFAFLSKHLTFTSLPQVQCSEFQAMRDYIAPTKASIIFPSAHINSPASMFGHTFLLLDSTFQSRLLAFAINYQADADPREENAIGFAFKGLFGLHTGSYSILPYYDKIKEYSNTESRDMWEYELNLTQEEITQLYNHIWELTDAFSWYYFFHRNCSYNILWLLEVARPSLALRHKFIYQVNPPETLFALQEANLITHITYRPSKRAKLLSYEKVMSNAQVSLAKSLAKGTKQPKDIVENPHLNLHNKQYILESALELSEYRFLKGKLDKEQYTQIAHNLASTRSTLGASKPPFLPTPSNPLEGNQSLRITPLLFGNKQGLHPALDFRITFHDITDNDKGYLQGAQIELMRTLAYFDTSLKESKLKLYELNILSVASIAPISKFFKPFSYRLESGFNRSFNDNALHYFAAFGGGLSLNLSSFGYGYYLLEPTFFLDILNRSDFALNQVLGIVLSDNNRLKATFEYKFKSYTLTHFSQSFDSTLSINLKQNLAFLARVQMLKNDMSPSLQPTSMLGVRLYF